A section of the Streptomyces sp. NBC_00178 genome encodes:
- a CDS encoding YciI family protein has protein sequence MEFFCYHRDRPGSLPRRLELVEEHWSYMDRFAKEMIARGPTLAADGETPTGSVHLVDLPDPAAARAFAFDEPNHQAGVHRDVMLRRWRNTLGRTMGDFPGGRDDGNRYLVLGFGAGPAADLALPSDREGLIAYGPLLSDDGGTWLGTAALVRAPDPDAARAVLTPERYAAVEVHGWRAGGRPS, from the coding sequence ATGGAGTTCTTCTGCTACCACCGTGACCGGCCGGGTTCCCTGCCGCGGCGCCTCGAACTCGTCGAAGAACACTGGTCCTACATGGACCGCTTTGCGAAGGAGATGATCGCCAGGGGCCCGACCCTCGCAGCCGACGGTGAGACACCCACCGGCAGCGTGCACCTCGTCGACCTGCCCGATCCGGCCGCCGCCCGCGCGTTCGCCTTCGACGAGCCGAACCACCAGGCCGGCGTCCACCGCGACGTGATGCTGCGACGATGGCGGAACACACTGGGGCGCACCATGGGGGACTTCCCCGGCGGCCGGGACGACGGCAACCGGTACCTCGTGCTCGGCTTCGGCGCGGGCCCGGCCGCCGATCTCGCGCTTCCGTCCGACCGCGAGGGGCTGATCGCCTACGGGCCCCTGCTGTCCGACGACGGCGGCACCTGGCTGGGCACGGCGGCTCTGGTCCGGGCGCCGGACCCGGACGCGGCGCGCGCCGTCCTCACACCGGAGCGGTACGCCGCCGTCGAGGTGCACGGCTGGCGGGCAGGCGGGCGCCCGTCCTGA
- a CDS encoding GNAT family N-acetyltransferase codes for MTPYETMPFHLETERLVLRPWDESDAADFCGLLSERGDGTPTVEHIRTAITELLTATETTGIALLPVQRRAEGDFIGYCGLVIGRSTLEEPEIAYELFRHAHGRGYATEAAAAVLDAAVATGRKRLWSTVGAWNTPSLRVLEKLGFERDRVSTEANGEVVWLTRALT; via the coding sequence ATGACCCCGTACGAGACGATGCCCTTCCACCTCGAGACCGAGCGCCTGGTTCTGCGGCCCTGGGACGAGTCGGACGCCGCCGACTTCTGCGGCCTCCTCTCCGAACGCGGCGACGGGACGCCGACGGTCGAGCACATCCGGACGGCGATCACGGAACTGCTCACGGCGACGGAGACCACCGGGATCGCCCTGCTGCCCGTACAGCGTCGCGCCGAGGGGGATTTCATCGGTTACTGCGGGCTGGTCATCGGCCGCTCCACCCTGGAGGAGCCCGAAATCGCGTACGAGTTGTTCCGGCACGCGCATGGGCGTGGCTACGCCACCGAGGCGGCCGCCGCGGTGCTCGATGCCGCTGTGGCGACCGGGCGGAAGCGGCTCTGGTCGACCGTCGGAGCGTGGAACACGCCGTCGCTCCGCGTCCTGGAGAAGCTCGGCTTCGAGCGGGACCGTGTGTCCACGGAGGCGAACGGCGAAGTCGTCTGGCTCACCCGGGCGTTGACGTGA
- a CDS encoding endo alpha-1,4 polygalactosaminidase has product MTVPALSPSSGRRRAAAGLVCVLVALVQTGCAATDDRAHGAASERPASPVVARPAAGMAFDYQIGGGYAPPSGVEAVSRDREDEPADGLYNVCYVNAFQTQPGELKRWEKTDPDLLLRDGDGEPVIDEGWGEVLLDTSTAAKRTRLAEIVGAWIDGCAESGFQAVEPDNLDSYERSQGKLTRSHNAAFATMLAERAHASGLAIGQKNTTDLLPRSSAIGFDFAVTEECAQFDECDAYAEAYDGRVFAVEYEGEGDIGFDESCSAWQDRVSLVLRDLDVLPATEKGYVYRSC; this is encoded by the coding sequence GTGACCGTCCCCGCCCTGTCCCCGTCTTCCGGCCGCCGCCGCGCGGCGGCGGGCCTCGTCTGCGTTCTCGTCGCGCTCGTGCAGACCGGGTGCGCGGCGACGGACGACCGGGCCCACGGCGCCGCGTCCGAGCGGCCCGCGTCCCCCGTCGTCGCGCGCCCGGCGGCCGGCATGGCCTTCGACTACCAGATCGGCGGCGGCTATGCGCCTCCGTCCGGGGTGGAGGCGGTGTCCCGCGACCGCGAGGACGAGCCCGCCGACGGCCTCTACAACGTCTGCTACGTCAACGCCTTCCAGACCCAGCCCGGCGAACTGAAGCGGTGGGAGAAGACCGACCCCGACCTGCTCCTGCGGGACGGTGACGGTGAGCCGGTGATCGACGAAGGCTGGGGCGAGGTACTCCTCGACACCTCGACGGCCGCCAAGCGGACCAGACTCGCGGAGATCGTCGGCGCGTGGATCGACGGTTGCGCGGAGAGCGGCTTCCAGGCCGTGGAGCCCGACAACCTCGACTCGTACGAACGCTCCCAGGGGAAGCTGACTCGAAGTCACAACGCGGCCTTCGCCACCATGCTGGCGGAGCGGGCGCACGCGTCCGGTCTCGCCATCGGGCAGAAGAACACGACGGACCTGCTTCCGCGGAGCTCCGCCATCGGATTCGACTTCGCGGTGACGGAGGAGTGCGCCCAGTTCGACGAGTGCGACGCCTATGCCGAGGCGTACGACGGCCGTGTCTTCGCCGTCGAGTACGAAGGTGAGGGCGACATCGGCTTCGACGAGAGCTGCTCGGCCTGGCAGGACCGCGTTTCCCTGGTGCTCCGCGACCTCGACGTCCTGCCGGCCACCGAGAAGGGTTACGTCTACCGCTCCTGCTGA
- a CDS encoding MsnO8 family LLM class oxidoreductase: MSTAFAPIRISVLDRSRTREGYDAAEALRDTVALARTAEELGYHRFWVSEHHSVPGVAGSAPTVLAAAVAAATTTIRVGTGGVMLPNHQPFVVAEQFGVLASLFPGRIDMGLGRSVGFTDGIRRALGRGKEDARDFGARLAELLGWMDGSQQAHPQVHAHPAEGLRVPPFVLAIGEGAEIAAAAGLPLVVGDLRNRDKLMRAVDGYRGGFRPSAWSSAPYVVVSGTVAVAGTDEEAGRLLVPEAWSMAHARTRGSFPPLLPAERIDALAMTEKERGLFEEGLRGHLAGTEETVSAGLERAVEETGADELLVTTSTYDREALVDSMRRLARLAGLRA; the protein is encoded by the coding sequence GTGAGTACTGCCTTCGCACCGATCCGGATCTCCGTCCTCGACCGCTCGCGCACCCGCGAGGGGTACGACGCCGCCGAGGCGCTGCGCGACACCGTCGCACTGGCCAGAACGGCCGAGGAACTCGGCTACCACCGGTTCTGGGTCTCCGAGCACCACAGTGTGCCCGGAGTGGCCGGCTCGGCACCGACGGTGCTCGCCGCCGCGGTGGCCGCGGCCACCACCACGATCCGGGTGGGCACCGGCGGGGTGATGCTCCCGAACCACCAGCCGTTCGTCGTCGCCGAGCAGTTCGGGGTGCTCGCCTCGCTCTTTCCGGGACGGATCGACATGGGGCTCGGACGTTCCGTCGGATTCACCGACGGGATCCGCCGCGCCCTGGGAAGGGGCAAGGAGGACGCGCGGGACTTCGGTGCCCGGCTGGCCGAGTTGCTGGGCTGGATGGACGGAAGCCAGCAGGCCCACCCCCAGGTCCACGCCCACCCCGCCGAGGGGCTGCGGGTTCCCCCGTTCGTCCTGGCCATCGGCGAGGGCGCCGAGATCGCCGCAGCGGCCGGGCTGCCCCTCGTGGTGGGCGACCTCAGGAACCGCGACAAGCTGATGCGCGCCGTCGACGGGTACCGCGGTGGTTTCCGGCCCTCCGCATGGTCTTCCGCGCCGTACGTGGTCGTGTCCGGCACCGTCGCCGTCGCGGGGACGGACGAGGAGGCCGGGAGGCTGCTGGTGCCGGAGGCCTGGTCCATGGCTCACGCGCGGACCAGGGGATCCTTCCCTCCGTTGCTGCCGGCCGAGCGGATCGACGCGCTGGCCATGACGGAGAAGGAGCGCGGACTGTTCGAGGAGGGCCTGCGCGGTCACCTGGCGGGGACGGAGGAGACGGTGTCGGCGGGTCTGGAGCGGGCCGTCGAGGAGACGGGCGCCGACGAACTGCTGGTCACGACGAGTACGTACGACCGCGAAGCCCTGGTGGACTCGATGCGCCGACTCGCCCGGCTGGCGGGCCTGCGGGCGTGA
- a CDS encoding DUF2267 domain-containing protein, with protein MRWQAFLEAVQERGAYRSAREAERASRVVLALLGAHVVGEERNELAAKLPETFALILLNPLQAAEPLSSERFVRAAAAWIDGATEQTAAWDTSAVLSVAGDAAGEELLERLLLQLPPGYDLLFGHPGGG; from the coding sequence ATGAGATGGCAGGCGTTCCTGGAAGCCGTCCAGGAACGCGGGGCGTACCGCTCGGCGCGGGAGGCGGAGCGGGCGTCACGCGTGGTGCTTGCGCTGCTGGGCGCACACGTCGTCGGCGAGGAGCGCAACGAGCTGGCGGCGAAGTTGCCGGAGACCTTCGCGCTCATCCTGCTGAACCCGCTGCAGGCCGCGGAACCGCTCAGTTCCGAGCGCTTCGTGCGCGCCGCCGCCGCCTGGATCGACGGGGCCACCGAGCAGACGGCCGCCTGGGACACGAGCGCCGTGCTCAGCGTGGCAGGGGACGCCGCGGGCGAGGAACTCCTGGAGCGCCTGCTGCTGCAACTTCCGCCGGGCTACGACCTCCTGTTCGGCCACCCCGGCGGCGGGTGA
- a CDS encoding DUF6381 family protein produces the protein MSESDDLRDRARQMHDKAKELENAAEQTPDAGERQRLQEKARRLESQSEQISDMASGDIYPIQ, from the coding sequence ATGAGTGAGTCGGACGACCTTCGGGACCGTGCACGGCAGATGCACGACAAGGCGAAGGAACTCGAGAACGCGGCCGAGCAGACCCCGGACGCCGGTGAGCGTCAGCGCCTGCAGGAGAAGGCGCGGCGTCTCGAATCGCAGAGTGAGCAGATCAGCGACATGGCCAGTGGGGACATCTACCCCATCCAGTAG
- a CDS encoding L-threonylcarbamoyladenylate synthase has protein sequence MAKYFDVHPENPQRRTINSVADSIRSGALVAYPTDSCYALGCQLGSRDGIGRIRSIRNLDDRHHFTLVCQNFAQLGQFVQVDNDVFRSIKAATPGSYTFILPATKEVPRQLLHPKKKTVGVRIPDHAVTQALLAELGEPLLSSTLLLPDEEEPLTQGWEIKERLDHVVDVVLDSGDCGTEPTTVIDFSSGELEIVRRGAGDLSRFE, from the coding sequence ATGGCGAAGTACTTCGATGTGCACCCCGAGAATCCCCAACGCCGCACCATCAACAGCGTGGCCGACAGCATCCGCTCCGGCGCCCTCGTCGCGTATCCGACCGACTCCTGCTACGCCCTGGGCTGTCAGCTCGGAAGCCGGGACGGGATCGGCCGCATCCGGTCCATCCGCAACCTCGACGACCGGCACCACTTCACGCTCGTGTGCCAGAACTTCGCACAGCTGGGGCAGTTCGTCCAGGTGGACAACGACGTCTTCCGCTCCATCAAGGCGGCGACGCCCGGTAGTTACACCTTCATCCTGCCGGCCACCAAAGAGGTGCCCCGGCAGTTGCTGCACCCCAAGAAGAAGACCGTCGGTGTCCGGATCCCCGATCACGCCGTGACCCAGGCACTCCTCGCCGAACTCGGCGAGCCGCTGCTGTCCAGCACCCTGCTCCTGCCCGACGAGGAGGAACCGCTGACGCAGGGCTGGGAGATCAAGGAGCGCCTCGACCACGTCGTGGACGTCGTGCTCGACTCCGGCGACTGCGGTACCGAACCCACCACCGTCATCGATTTCTCCTCAGGGGAACTGGAGATCGTGCGCCGCGGGGCCGGCGACCTCTCCCGCTTCGAGTAG
- the helR gene encoding RNA polymerase recycling motor ATPase HelR: MNPVTTSAFDLPQRLARKAGPELIAGDEEHFAAIAECLEQSIDELSDRLAAERRAPGGAGRQAMDRDAEIHRLTARLRALRRFGLDLCLGHMAAADGTGPVYVGRLGLKDDAGRRLLIDWRSPAAEPFFGATHANPMGLASRRRYRWSGGRISDYWDEVFTADGLTGHAALDDQSAFIATLAGSRSARMRDVLGTIQADQDAIIRTGSRGALVVDGGPGTGKTVVALHRSAYLLHADPRLGHRSGGLLFVGPHQPYLGYVADVLPSLGEEGVRTCTLRDLVPEGAAAADEPDPEVARLKSSADLVHAIDAAVRFYEEPPSEGMEVGTHWSDIWLSADDWALAFDAAGPGAPHNEARDRIREELVTILADKHDGDAPQDQLRRSLERNRDLAAAFDRAWPLLDAAELVGDLWSVPAYLRTCAPWLAPDEVRRLQRADAQAWTVSDLPLLDAARQRLGDPEASLRGRRHRASLDAERERMAQVVDALLEADDDGEGLVTMLNGQDMKDTLVDGTVPYGAESDPLAGPFAHIVVDEAQELTDAEWQMLLLRCPSRSFTIVGDRAQARRGFTETWQDRLGRIGLDRITMASLSINYRTPREIMREAEPVVRAVLPDANVPTSVRSGGLPVVHGAVADLGALLDAWLTGNTEGTACVIGDPSFRPMSRVRSLTPELSKGLEFDLVVLVDPEAFGEGTGGAVDRYVAMTRATRQLVVLTSS; this comes from the coding sequence GTGAACCCCGTGACCACCAGTGCGTTCGACCTTCCCCAGCGCCTTGCCCGGAAGGCCGGCCCCGAACTGATCGCCGGCGACGAAGAGCACTTCGCCGCCATCGCGGAATGTCTGGAGCAGTCGATCGACGAGTTGTCCGACCGCCTCGCTGCCGAGCGGAGGGCGCCGGGCGGTGCGGGACGGCAGGCGATGGACCGCGACGCGGAGATCCACCGGCTCACCGCCCGCCTGCGCGCACTGCGGCGGTTCGGTCTCGACCTCTGCCTCGGACACATGGCCGCGGCGGACGGGACCGGACCCGTCTACGTCGGACGTCTCGGCCTCAAGGACGATGCGGGGCGGCGGCTGCTCATCGACTGGCGCTCACCGGCCGCCGAGCCGTTCTTCGGGGCCACCCACGCCAACCCGATGGGACTGGCGAGCCGTCGCCGGTACCGCTGGAGCGGCGGGCGGATCAGCGACTACTGGGACGAGGTGTTCACGGCGGACGGCCTCACCGGGCATGCGGCACTCGACGACCAGTCCGCCTTCATCGCCACCCTGGCCGGCAGCAGGTCGGCGCGGATGCGGGACGTCCTCGGGACCATCCAGGCCGACCAGGACGCCATCATCCGCACGGGGTCCCGCGGCGCGCTCGTCGTCGACGGGGGCCCGGGCACGGGGAAGACGGTCGTCGCCCTGCACCGCTCGGCCTACCTCCTGCACGCCGATCCCCGCCTCGGCCACCGCAGCGGCGGCCTGCTGTTCGTCGGCCCGCACCAGCCCTACCTGGGATACGTGGCGGACGTCCTGCCGAGCCTGGGGGAGGAGGGCGTACGGACCTGCACCCTCCGGGACCTCGTGCCCGAGGGGGCGGCAGCGGCGGACGAGCCCGATCCCGAGGTGGCCCGGCTGAAGTCCTCCGCGGACCTCGTGCACGCGATCGACGCGGCCGTCCGGTTCTACGAGGAGCCTCCGTCCGAGGGCATGGAGGTCGGGACCCACTGGTCGGACATCTGGCTGAGCGCGGACGACTGGGCCCTGGCGTTCGACGCGGCGGGACCGGGCGCCCCGCACAACGAGGCACGCGACCGGATCCGGGAGGAACTCGTCACGATCCTGGCGGACAAGCACGACGGCGACGCGCCACAGGACCAGCTGCGGAGGTCGCTGGAGCGGAACAGGGACCTGGCCGCGGCCTTCGACCGCGCGTGGCCGCTGCTCGACGCGGCCGAGCTGGTCGGCGACCTGTGGTCGGTGCCCGCCTATCTGCGCACGTGTGCGCCCTGGCTCGCCCCCGACGAGGTACGCCGGTTGCAGAGGGCGGACGCCCAGGCGTGGACGGTGTCCGACCTGCCGCTCCTCGACGCCGCGCGGCAGCGGCTAGGAGACCCGGAGGCATCCCTGCGCGGCAGACGGCACAGGGCGTCCCTGGACGCCGAGAGGGAGCGTATGGCCCAGGTCGTCGACGCCCTGCTCGAAGCGGACGACGACGGGGAGGGGCTGGTGACGATGCTGAACGGGCAGGACATGAAGGACACCCTCGTCGACGGAACCGTCCCGTACGGCGCCGAGTCCGACCCGCTCGCCGGCCCGTTCGCGCACATCGTCGTCGACGAGGCACAGGAACTGACCGACGCCGAGTGGCAGATGCTCCTGCTGCGCTGCCCCTCCCGGAGCTTCACCATCGTCGGTGACCGCGCCCAGGCCAGGCGCGGTTTCACGGAGACCTGGCAGGACCGGCTCGGACGGATCGGGCTCGACCGGATCACCATGGCGTCGCTGAGCATCAACTACCGGACTCCGCGGGAGATCATGCGGGAGGCGGAGCCCGTCGTCCGGGCCGTCCTCCCGGACGCGAACGTGCCGACGTCGGTCCGCAGCGGCGGGCTCCCGGTCGTCCACGGGGCGGTCGCCGACCTGGGGGCGCTGCTCGACGCCTGGCTGACCGGCAACACCGAAGGCACCGCCTGCGTCATCGGTGACCCGTCCTTCAGGCCGATGTCCCGCGTCCGGTCGCTGACGCCGGAACTGTCGAAGGGACTCGAGTTCGACCTGGTCGTACTCGTCGACCCCGAGGCGTTCGGCGAGGGCACCGGAGGAGCGGTCGACCGCTACGTGGCCATGACCCGGGCCACCCGCCAACTCGTCGTCCTCACGAGTTCCTGA